From a region of the Cyprinus carpio isolate SPL01 chromosome B21, ASM1834038v1, whole genome shotgun sequence genome:
- the zgc:86764 gene encoding protein regulator of cytokinesis 1 isoform X2, producing the protein MARLVDIWDSIGIMEEQRVERMQTVKKHIDELLHSMIMEEEALRHRIKTDVITFQKQLDTLCLELGLEPYKLEQDLTVLQMEKNLRCHVESLLKERNERLRELSDLKKQDEDLCVTLCSTPYYIPSGSVPSRTQLQELQEHVEKLVKEKVNREKVFSGLREDIRSLMDEMGHEPESSLERESICPDTDIFLLTHDNIKALKLLLSQLEMKKESLISARDKLKERATSLWNRLSCPEPEGEAFREAAMSTLSDDIRRWQGYVEHLEELQMAQLEEVIDKVRQELMVLWDKCLLGPEQREPFSVHFCDDHYTEELLALHDTELLRMKAFYEAAQPILEDLEKWQRNWALFQEFERKAADPNRFSNRGGSLLKESKDRAKVQKLLPKLEEELRSHVEVWEKNQGTSFLVQGQRIMDYISSQWEEHRLQKDKEKNERMTKKTETSQFKTPTKRPLGSTYTTPTPNKIKKMPNMLAPRTATVSSVSSSSSNSGGSSTTFLCVPGRPQLSAKRTKTTEASSGPRVPLQEFNSDKKPLPISYSAFTSELSRKANNDAFLNSTVKDML; encoded by the exons ATGGCCAGGCTTGTGGACATATGGGACAGTATCGGCATCATGGAGGAGCAGAGGGTCGAACGAATGCAAACTGTGAAAAAACATATAGAT gaGCTTTTGCATTCAATGATTATGGAGGAAGAGGCCTTAAGACATCGCATCAAAACCGATGTCATTACCTTCCAGAAACAATTGGATACACTGTGCTTGGAACTGGGACTGGAACCATACAAA TTGGAGCAAGACCTTACAGTCCTCCAGATGGAGAAGAACCTGCGGTGCCATGTTGAATCTCTTCTAAAGGAGAGGAATGAACGTTTAAGAGAGCTGAGTGATTTGAAGAAGCAGGACGAGGATTTGTGCGTAACTTTGTGCTCTACTCCATATTACATCCCATCGGGAAGTGTGCCTTCTCGAACCCAGCTGCAGGAACTCCAGGAACATGTTGAGAAACTCGTCAAAGAAAAA GTGAACAGGGAGAAGGTGTTCTCTGGGCTCAGGGAGGACATCAGGAGCCTGATGGACGAGATGGGACATGAACCGGAGAGCAGTCTGGAACGGGAGTCCATCTGCCCTGACACTGATATTTTTCTACTCACGCATGATAATATCAAAGCCTTGAAACTGCTGCTCAGCCAG CTTGAAATGAAAAAGGAATCCTTGATTTCAGCCCGAGACAAACTCAAAGAGCGAGCTACGAGCCTGTGGAATCGTCTGAGTTGTCCTGAGCCGGAAGGCGAGGCATTCCGAGAGGCTGCTATGAGCACTCTATCTGATGATATCAGACGG TGGCAGGGCTATGTGGAACATCTGGAAGAGCTACAGATGGCTCAGCTGGAGGAGGTGATTGATAAGGTCCGACAGGAGCTTATGGTTCTGTGGGACAAATGCTTGCTTGGACCAGAACAGAGAGAGCCGTTCAGTGTTCACTTCTGTGATG ATCACTACACAGAGGAGCTGCTGGCCCTCCATGACACTGAGCTGCTGAGAATGAAGGCTTTCTATGAGGCAGCACAGCCCATACTGGAGGACCTGGAGAAATGGCAGAGGAACTGGGCTCTTTTTCAAGAGTTTGAG AGAAAGGCTGCAGATCCCAATCGCTTCAGTAACAGAGGAGGATCTCTGCTCAAAGAGAGTAAGGACAGGGCCAAAGTGCAGAAACTGCTTCCAAAG CTGGAAGAGGAGTTAAGAAGCCATGTGGAAGTTTGGGAAAAGAATCAGGGGACTTCCTTTCTTGTGCAAGGTCAAAGGATCATGGATTACATCTCCAGCCAGTGGGAAGAGCATCGCTTGCAGAAAGACAAGGAGAAGAATGAACGG atgacaaagaaaacagaaacctCTCAGTTTAAAACTCCGACAAAGAGACCCCTCGGATCAACATATACCACCCCCACCCCTAACAAAATCAAAAAG ATGCCCAATATGTTGGCTCCTCGCACTGCCACCGTGAGCAGCGTCAGTAGCTCCAGCAGCAACAGTGGCGGCTCATCCACCACATTTCTGTGTGTGCCAGGAAGACCTCAACTCTCTGCCAAG AGGACCAAGACTACAGAGGCCAGTTCTGGCCCACGTGTGCCGCTGCAGGAGTTCAACAGTGACAAGAAACCGCTTCCAATCAGCTACTCGGCCTTTACC aGCGAGCTCTCCAGGAAAGCCAACAATGATGCTTTTCTCAATTCCACCGTTAAAGACATGCTTTGA
- the zgc:86764 gene encoding protein regulator of cytokinesis 1 isoform X1: MSSRRSEALAFSLVTEINHAMARLVDIWDSIGIMEEQRVERMQTVKKHIDELLHSMIMEEEALRHRIKTDVITFQKQLDTLCLELGLEPYKLEQDLTVLQMEKNLRCHVESLLKERNERLRELSDLKKQDEDLCVTLCSTPYYIPSGSVPSRTQLQELQEHVEKLVKEKVNREKVFSGLREDIRSLMDEMGHEPESSLERESICPDTDIFLLTHDNIKALKLLLSQLEMKKESLISARDKLKERATSLWNRLSCPEPEGEAFREAAMSTLSDDIRRWQGYVEHLEELQMAQLEEVIDKVRQELMVLWDKCLLGPEQREPFSVHFCDDHYTEELLALHDTELLRMKAFYEAAQPILEDLEKWQRNWALFQEFERKAADPNRFSNRGGSLLKESKDRAKVQKLLPKLEEELRSHVEVWEKNQGTSFLVQGQRIMDYISSQWEEHRLQKDKEKNERMTKKTETSQFKTPTKRPLGSTYTTPTPNKIKKMPNMLAPRTATVSSVSSSSSNSGGSSTTFLCVPGRPQLSAKRTKTTEASSGPRVPLQEFNSDKKPLPISYSAFTSELSRKANNDAFLNSTVKDML; this comes from the exons ATGTCTTCTCGCAGAAG TGAAGCTCTGGCGTTCTCTCTGGTGACTGAGATTAATCATGCCATGGCCAGGCTTGTGGACATATGGGACAGTATCGGCATCATGGAGGAGCAGAGGGTCGAACGAATGCAAACTGTGAAAAAACATATAGAT gaGCTTTTGCATTCAATGATTATGGAGGAAGAGGCCTTAAGACATCGCATCAAAACCGATGTCATTACCTTCCAGAAACAATTGGATACACTGTGCTTGGAACTGGGACTGGAACCATACAAA TTGGAGCAAGACCTTACAGTCCTCCAGATGGAGAAGAACCTGCGGTGCCATGTTGAATCTCTTCTAAAGGAGAGGAATGAACGTTTAAGAGAGCTGAGTGATTTGAAGAAGCAGGACGAGGATTTGTGCGTAACTTTGTGCTCTACTCCATATTACATCCCATCGGGAAGTGTGCCTTCTCGAACCCAGCTGCAGGAACTCCAGGAACATGTTGAGAAACTCGTCAAAGAAAAA GTGAACAGGGAGAAGGTGTTCTCTGGGCTCAGGGAGGACATCAGGAGCCTGATGGACGAGATGGGACATGAACCGGAGAGCAGTCTGGAACGGGAGTCCATCTGCCCTGACACTGATATTTTTCTACTCACGCATGATAATATCAAAGCCTTGAAACTGCTGCTCAGCCAG CTTGAAATGAAAAAGGAATCCTTGATTTCAGCCCGAGACAAACTCAAAGAGCGAGCTACGAGCCTGTGGAATCGTCTGAGTTGTCCTGAGCCGGAAGGCGAGGCATTCCGAGAGGCTGCTATGAGCACTCTATCTGATGATATCAGACGG TGGCAGGGCTATGTGGAACATCTGGAAGAGCTACAGATGGCTCAGCTGGAGGAGGTGATTGATAAGGTCCGACAGGAGCTTATGGTTCTGTGGGACAAATGCTTGCTTGGACCAGAACAGAGAGAGCCGTTCAGTGTTCACTTCTGTGATG ATCACTACACAGAGGAGCTGCTGGCCCTCCATGACACTGAGCTGCTGAGAATGAAGGCTTTCTATGAGGCAGCACAGCCCATACTGGAGGACCTGGAGAAATGGCAGAGGAACTGGGCTCTTTTTCAAGAGTTTGAG AGAAAGGCTGCAGATCCCAATCGCTTCAGTAACAGAGGAGGATCTCTGCTCAAAGAGAGTAAGGACAGGGCCAAAGTGCAGAAACTGCTTCCAAAG CTGGAAGAGGAGTTAAGAAGCCATGTGGAAGTTTGGGAAAAGAATCAGGGGACTTCCTTTCTTGTGCAAGGTCAAAGGATCATGGATTACATCTCCAGCCAGTGGGAAGAGCATCGCTTGCAGAAAGACAAGGAGAAGAATGAACGG atgacaaagaaaacagaaacctCTCAGTTTAAAACTCCGACAAAGAGACCCCTCGGATCAACATATACCACCCCCACCCCTAACAAAATCAAAAAG ATGCCCAATATGTTGGCTCCTCGCACTGCCACCGTGAGCAGCGTCAGTAGCTCCAGCAGCAACAGTGGCGGCTCATCCACCACATTTCTGTGTGTGCCAGGAAGACCTCAACTCTCTGCCAAG AGGACCAAGACTACAGAGGCCAGTTCTGGCCCACGTGTGCCGCTGCAGGAGTTCAACAGTGACAAGAAACCGCTTCCAATCAGCTACTCGGCCTTTACC aGCGAGCTCTCCAGGAAAGCCAACAATGATGCTTTTCTCAATTCCACCGTTAAAGACATGCTTTGA
- the LOC109045243 gene encoding sulfate anion transporter 1, translating into MGPSSLEAMEDLNSVTVGPLKRRVQERKRIREIIKTKLQRNLSCSGSKLKRTLTGFFPVVKWLPKYKVKDYIWGDLMSGIIIGIILIPQAIAYCLLAGLDPIYGLYTSFFSNIIYFFMGTSRHVSVGIFSLMSLMVGQVVDREVYLAGFDLNEDSTKNAFGLNDTGEANTTLVNLKIMALNMECGKECYAISIATALTFLAGIYQVLMAILRLGFVSVYLSAPMLDGFATGASCTILTVQAKYLLGLKIPRHQGYGTVVVTWINIFKNIHQTNFCDLITSAICIIVLVAGKEIQDRYKDRLKIPLPTELVVVAVATVVSHFADLNGQFSSSISGAIPTGFIPPKVPSVELMPRVAYDAIPLAVISFAFTVSLSEMFAKKNGYTVRPNQEMIAIGFCNIIPSFFHSFTTSAALAKTMVKDSTGCQTQVSSVVSAFVVLLVLLFFAPFFYALQKCVLACIIIVSLRGALRKFLDVPKQWRQSKIEAIVWLVSMSSTALISVEIGLLIGVVFSMICVVAQTQNPKVSLLGQIEQTNDYEDMEEYDNLSPVPKVKIFRFQAPLFYANKDFFLKSLYKATDLEPFLEITRRRKLEKKAREKTAKKTDRVDETNGDVSVSLISQNIDFHTIILDCSCISIIDTTGVSTFKMVLKDYKEVGVNVILACCNTPVIDSLRRGSFFGAGDQDMEQLSFHTIHSAVGFATHMTQPVNDSSV; encoded by the exons ATGGGTCCTTCATCACTGGAAGCCATGGAGGACCTAAACTCTGTGACTGTGGGCCCACTAAAGCGTAGAGTACAAGAGAGGAAACGGATTCGTGAGATTATCAAGACCAAGTTGCAGCGAAACCTCTCTTGCTCAGGATCGAAACTGAAGAGGACTCTCACAGGCTTCTTCCCCGTAGTGAAATGGCTTCCGAAGTACAAGGTGAAGGACTATATATGGGGAGATCTGATGTCTGGGATCATAATTGGCATCATATTGATCCCTCAAGCCATTGCGTACTGCCTGCTGGCTGGCTTGGATCCCATCTATGGCTTGTACACATCGTTTTTTTCAAACATCATTTACTTTTTCATGGGAACGTCAAGACATGTTTCTGTGGGCATCTTCAGCCTCATGAGTTTGATGGTTGGGCAAGTTGTTGACCGAGAGGTCTACCTTGCAGGATTTGATTTGAATGAAGACAGTACGAAAAACGCATTTGGGTTAAATGACACTGGCGAAGCTAACACTACTCTGGTCAACTTGAAGATCATGGCACTGAATATGGAATGCGGAAAAGAATGCTACGCCATTAGCATTGCCACAGCTTTAACATTTCTTGCTGGAATCTACCAG GTGCTGATGGCCATTCTCAGGCTGGGGTTTGTCTCGGTTTATCTGTCTGCTCCTATGCTTGATGGCTTTGCCACTGGTGCATCTTGCACTATCCTCACTGTCCAGGCAAAGTACCTGCTTGGCCTTAAGATCCCTCGACACCAAGGCTACGGCACAGTGGTGGTCACTTGGATCAACATCTTCAAGAACATCCACCAAACCAACTTCTGTGACTTAATAACAAGTGCCATCTGCATCATAGTGCTGGTTGCAGGAAAAGAGATCCAGGATCGCTATAAGGACCGTTTGAAGATCCCGCTGCCCACAGAACTGGTCGTAGTGGCAGTTGCCACAGTAGTTTCCCACTTTGCTGATCTAAACGGACAGTTTAGCTCCAGTATCTCAGGTGCCATTCCAACTGGTTTCATTCCGCCAAAGGTGCCCAGTGTTGAACTGATGCCCCGTGTAGCATACGACGCCATTCCTTTAGCTGTCATCAGTTTTGCTTTTACCGTTTCTCTGTCTGAGATGTTTGCTAAAAAGAATGGTTACACAGTTAGGCCCAACCAAGAAATGATAGCAATTGGGTTCTGCAATATAATTCCTTCATTTTTCCATTCTTTCACTACAAGTGCCGCCCTGGCAAAAACTATGGTGAAAGACTCAACAGGTTGCCAGACTCAGGTCTCCAGTGTAGTGAGTGCCTTTGTGGTTCTTCTGGTCCTTCTTTTCTTTGCACCATTTTTCTATGCCCTGCAGAAATGTGTCCTCGCCTGTATCATCATCGTCAGTCTCCGGGGCGCCCTGCGCAAATTTTTAGACGTCCCTAAGCAATGGCGTCAAAGCAAGATTGAGGCAATTGTCTGGTTGGTAAGCATGAGCTCAACTGCTTTAATTAGTGTAGAGATTGGACTGCTGATTGGTGTGGTCTTCTCTATGATCTGTGTGGTGGCCCAGACTCAGAATCCTAAGGTTTCGTTACTGGGACAAATTGAACAAACCAATGACTATGAGGACATGGAAGAGTATGATAATCTTTCACCTGTTCCAAAGGTGAAGATCTTTCGTTTTCAAGCACCTCTCTTCTATGCCAAcaaagacttctttttaaaatctttatataaaGCAACTGATCTTGAGCCATTCCTTGAAATAACCCGCAGAAGAAAACTGGAGAAAAAAGCTAGAGAAAAGACTGCGAAGAAGACAGATAGAGTAGATGAAACAAATGGAGATGTAAGTGTAAGCTTGATTTCACAAAACATTGATTTTCATACGATCATCTTAGATTGCTCCTGCATCTCCATTATAGACACAACAGGAGTAAGCACcttcaaaatggttttaaaagacTATAAAGAAGTTGGCGTGAATGTAATTCTAGCTTGCTGCAACACACCAGTAATAGATTCTTTAAGGAGAGGGTCTTTCTTTGGGGCTGGTGACCAAGATATGGAACAACTGTCATTTCATACCATCCACAGTGCTGTTGGTTTTGCTACTCATATGACACAACCGGTTAATGACTCGTCTGTGTAA
- the rbp4l gene encoding retinol binding protein 4, like: MEYYKFALLVVFLSYIERCWSTSCVVDSFTVKDNFDPKRYAGKWYAQQKKDPEGLFLQDNISAEYTIDDDGTMTASSKGRVTLFGLVMNFCVAYADMAAQYSVPDPTTPGKMFMNYQGLASYLSSGGDNYWVIDTDYDNYAITYACRTLKDDGTCEDGYALVFSRNPRGLPPAIQRIVRQKQDEICMTGQFQPVLQSGAC, encoded by the exons ATGGAATACTACAAGTTTGCCCTGCTTGTGGTTTTCCTGTCCTACATTGAGCGCTGCTGGTCTACCTCCTGCGTTGTGGACAGCTTTACAGTCAAGGACAACTTTGACCCCAAAAGA TATGCAGGCAAATGGTAcgctcagcagaagaaagaccCAGAGGGACTCTTCCTCCAGGACAACATCTCTGCCGAATACACCATTGATGATGACGGCACCATGACTGCCTCTTCCAAGGGCCGCGTAACTCTTTTCGGGTTAGTGATGA ATTTCTGTGTTGCTTACGCTGACATGGCTGCCCAGTACAGTGTTCCTGACCCAACCACTCCTGGCAAGATGTTCATGAACTACCAGGGCTTGGCTAGCTATCTGTCCAGTGGAG GTGACAACTACTGGGTCATTGACACCGACTACGACAACTATGCTATCACCTACGCTTGCCGCACTCTGAAGGATGATGGCACATGCGAGGATGGCTATGCCCTGGTCTTCTCGCGCAACCCCCGTGGCTTGCCTCCTGCAATCCAGCGCATCGTCCGCCAGAAACAAGACGAGATCTGCATGACTGGTCAGTTCCAGCCCGTCCTGCAGTCTG ggGCTTGCTAA